From the genome of Gammaproteobacteria bacterium:
GACGCTGGCGCAACGGATCCAGGGGGCCTTCTTCCGAGCCACGTTCATGGCCATGGGCCACGTGTGCAAGTCCGACGGGCGGGTGACCCGCGCGGAGATCGATGCCGCCGAGCGCATCATGGAACGGATGGCCCTCACGCCCGAGCAACGACGCGAGGCCATCGCGTATTTCAACGCCGCAAAGCAACGGGAGTTCGATCTGGATGCGGTACTGGACGAGTTTCGGCTGTTGTGCCGCTGGCAGCCTAATCTCTTCCGGTTCTTCTTCGAGGTCCAGCTGCAGGCCGCCCTGGCTGACGGAAGGGTCGAGCCGGCCGAGCGCGAGACGCTGCTCGGCATCGCCCGCCGCCTGGGGCTTTCCAGACGGGACTATGTCCGCATCGAGTCCCTGTTACGGGGAGGGCAGCACCAGCGTGCCGCGGCCGGTTCCCGCGAGCGATCGCTGTCGGCCTCCTACGAGATCCTCGGCGTGCCTTCCAGTGCGACAGACAACGAGGTCAAGCGGGCCTACCGGCGTCTGATGAGCCAGCATCACCCCGACAAGCTTGCTTCCAAAGGTTTGCCGGAGGAGATGATGAAACTCGCCAAGGAAAAGACACAGGAGATCCGCTCGGCCTATGACGCGATCCGCTCGGCGCGCGGTCTGAAGTGAATCGACGGCGTCCCGTGTCTTGCTGCGTCACCCTAGCTTCAGGAGTCCTCGACTCGACATCGCGATGGTGCCTCGGAGTGTAGCCGTTCGCGCGGAGGTCGGGATGACTCCGGCGCATGGCGGGTATGGAGACGTGTTCCGCTCGAGTCGGCGGAAAGCGGTGCGGTGTGAGGCGCAGAGAAAGAAGCGCCCGTCGATGACGGGCGCCAGTGTTCTCCCGGAGGAGGGGGAGAGAGAAAAACGATAAGGGGGCCTTCCCTGGCCGGTATCACTCCGTTTGTCGCCTGCGGCCGATTCCTCCGCCGCGCCCCTCTTGAACTTTTAAAAAAAGCGTTCTCACACAAATCGGCCGATGCTGTGCAGGAACGCCGTTATCCAGGTGGGGCCATCTCCGGCCCCGGACGAGTTGCAGGAGTCCTCTCAACGTCGATCCCGCTGCCGGAATCTCTGTTACCCTCTACCGATGCAGACAGCGTGCCATGTTGGCGGGTATGCAGGTAATCGGCGGGTTCGCTCCGATTACGGCATACCGCAGGGCCGGTTTGGGCGCATTATTCTGGTGCGCTATGCGAGCTTCTGGTGCAGAACGGTGCCGACTCCCCATCCCCGCCACCTGCCCGCATAACCTGGGTCGATGTTTGTGTCCCTCGATCGAAGTGGGACGTCGACGGCACATTGATTGCATCGTCGTCGATTGAAATATCTATCGCATTGATCTATGAATGTCTCCATGCCACCGGAATCTGACTCGCAAGCGGCGCACTGGGACCATTACGATCCCGGTGAATTCTACGATGAACTCATCAGCACGCCGGGACACGCGCGTCAGGTCGCGCGCCGGCTCGTGGCCTATCTTCGGTCGCAGTCGGATGACGAGATCCGCGAGCGGCGGCTCGCCGCCGATCTGGCTATCCGGGAGATGGGGGTTTCCTTCACCGTCTACAGCGAGGGTTCCAACATCGATCGGGCCTGGCCTTTCGACATCATCCCGCGCACGATCCCGTTACGGGAGTGGGAGCGGGTCGCCGAGGGGCTGAAGCAACGCGTCAAGGCGCTGAATCTATTCATCGACGACGTCTACAACGCCGGCCGGATCCTCAAGGATGAGGTCATTCCGAAAGACCTCATCCTCGGTTCGGCAAACTATCGCAAGGCGTGTTGCGGCGTGAAACCCAAGTACGGGGTATGGGCGCACATCTGCGGCAGCGACATGGTCCGCGACGCCGACGGGAAGTTCTACGTTCTGGAAGACAATCTGCGGATCCCGTCCGGCGTCTCGTACATGATCGAGAATCGGCAGGTGACCAAGCGGGTCCTGCCCGAACTGTTCGAACACTACAGCATCCTGCCCGTCGACAACTATCCCACGCAGTTGTTCGAGATGCTGTCTTCCATCTCCCCACGATCGCTCAGAAAGCCGCAGATCGTCGTGTTGACGCCGGGGATCTACAACTCGGCGTATTTCGAGCACTCGTTTCTGGCGTGCGAGATGGGCGCCGAGCTGGTCGAGGGGAGCGACCTGTTCGTGGATGCGGACGATTGCCTTTATATGCGCACTATCGACGGGCTGGAACGGGTCGACGTGGTTTATCGTCGCGTAGACGACCTGTTTCTCGATCCCGAGGTGTTCAGGAAGGA
Proteins encoded in this window:
- the djlA gene encoding co-chaperone DjlA, which encodes MRGIGKLVGGLLGFVFSGFFGALVGIFAGHMVDRWRERAPLDATLAQRIQGAFFRATFMAMGHVCKSDGRVTRAEIDAAERIMERMALTPEQRREAIAYFNAAKQREFDLDAVLDEFRLLCRWQPNLFRFFFEVQLQAALADGRVEPAERETLLGIARRLGLSRRDYVRIESLLRGGQHQRAAAGSRERSLSASYEILGVPSSATDNEVKRAYRRLMSQHHPDKLASKGLPEEMMKLAKEKTQEIRSAYDAIRSARGLK
- a CDS encoding circularly permuted type 2 ATP-grasp protein, producing the protein MPPESDSQAAHWDHYDPGEFYDELISTPGHARQVARRLVAYLRSQSDDEIRERRLAADLAIREMGVSFTVYSEGSNIDRAWPFDIIPRTIPLREWERVAEGLKQRVKALNLFIDDVYNAGRILKDEVIPKDLILGSANYRKACCGVKPKYGVWAHICGSDMVRDADGKFYVLEDNLRIPSGVSYMIENRQVTKRVLPELFEHYSILPVDNYPTQLFEMLSSISPRSLRKPQIVVLTPGIYNSAYFEHSFLACEMGAELVEGSDLFVDADDCLYMRTIDGLERVDVVYRRVDDLFLDPEVFRKDSKLGVPGILRAWRAGNVGVANAPGAGVADDKVVYAYVPKMIRYYLDEDPIIPNVPTYLCSDEKERDYVLNHLEELVVKPANESGGYGILVGPQSTQAQRDETAARIKKDPRNWIAQPTLALSTAPTLDGSSIAPRHLDLRPFILQGKTTEVTAGGLTRVALKAGSLVVNSSQGGGSKDTWVLDTGQ